In Polaromonas sp. JS666, one genomic interval encodes:
- the gmtY gene encoding gamma-mobile-trio recombinase GmtY encodes MQHTTIRGKVHRDNSGVVTEIPIILTEHGPLQPLVDYLLAHVQVRSHAWMLKVTQAVGLLIDYMAANHDCFDDPKDLFETFTQRLYTGTVGDDGNDPSGLYWQGRNPAVVRPLVQGISGFSDWMAQTQGSKPLNPWRQATRSEEMLAWAAWHQKRDRAFLAHSWDRETASLAMTRARNVLLKRTPVIDHEPVKKFPEDRIHDLLFKGFIVPGKQKSPRLEERLNLRDILITMLMHYGGLRMSEPFHLYVRDVVSESRRPADPIRPDRALVHIYHPSLGTAPPDWLDARGKPIKCNRLAYLNGKYAMRPRDEYASSDQWHAGWKGNALDSKGHFMYVNWYPPWAGELFWKLWFLYMAQRAQLECDHPFAFVTREGKPYAIDSFERQHRRAVERIGLQAAKALGTSPHGHRHAYGQALADAKIDPIYRKKALHHKSLESQVVYTEPDRARLVRALEAAAEREKAGTVLPPPDLLRYGFKDVDPLGLMSGPNPKLLRKN; translated from the coding sequence ATGCAGCACACCACGATTCGCGGCAAGGTGCATCGCGACAACAGCGGCGTGGTCACGGAAATCCCCATCATCCTGACCGAGCACGGCCCCTTGCAGCCGCTGGTCGACTACCTGTTGGCGCATGTGCAGGTGCGCAGCCATGCGTGGATGCTCAAGGTTACGCAAGCGGTCGGCCTCCTGATCGACTACATGGCTGCCAACCATGACTGTTTCGACGATCCCAAGGACTTGTTCGAAACCTTTACGCAGCGTCTCTACACGGGCACCGTGGGCGACGACGGCAACGATCCCAGCGGGCTCTACTGGCAGGGACGCAACCCGGCGGTCGTGCGGCCCTTGGTGCAGGGCATCTCGGGGTTCTCGGACTGGATGGCACAAACCCAGGGCAGCAAGCCGCTCAACCCGTGGCGCCAGGCCACGCGCAGCGAAGAAATGCTGGCCTGGGCGGCGTGGCATCAGAAGCGCGACCGCGCCTTTCTGGCGCACAGCTGGGATCGGGAAACCGCGTCGCTCGCCATGACCCGCGCCCGCAACGTCCTGCTCAAGCGCACGCCTGTGATTGACCATGAACCGGTCAAGAAGTTTCCCGAGGATCGCATCCACGATCTGCTGTTCAAGGGCTTCATTGTGCCGGGCAAACAGAAAAGCCCGCGTCTGGAAGAACGGCTGAACCTGCGCGACATCCTGATCACCATGCTGATGCACTACGGCGGGCTGCGCATGTCCGAGCCCTTTCATCTCTATGTGCGGGACGTGGTGTCCGAATCCAGGCGTCCAGCCGACCCCATCCGTCCGGATCGGGCCTTGGTGCACATCTACCACCCGAGTCTGGGTACCGCCCCGCCCGATTGGCTGGATGCCAGGGGCAAGCCCATCAAGTGCAACCGTCTGGCCTACTTGAACGGCAAGTACGCGATGCGGCCACGCGACGAATACGCCAGCAGCGACCAGTGGCACGCCGGCTGGAAAGGCAATGCGCTCGACTCCAAAGGACACTTCATGTATGTCAATTGGTATCCACCATGGGCGGGGGAGTTGTTCTGGAAGCTATGGTTTCTGTACATGGCGCAGCGGGCGCAACTGGAATGTGACCATCCCTTTGCCTTCGTGACCAGGGAGGGCAAACCCTATGCCATCGACTCGTTCGAGCGTCAGCATCGGCGCGCCGTGGAGCGCATTGGGCTGCAAGCTGCCAAAGCCCTGGGCACCTCGCCGCACGGGCATCGCCATGCCTACGGCCAGGCGCTGGCCGATGCCAAGATTGACCCGATCTACCGCAAGAAGGCGCTGCACCACAAGTCGCTTGAATCGCAGGTGGTCTATACCGAGCCGGATCGGGCCAGGCTCGTGCGCGCACTGGAGGCCGCCGCCGAGCGCGAGAAGGCCGGCACGGTACTGCCGCCACCCGACCTGCTGCGCTATGGCTTCAAGGACGTCGACCCGCTGGGACTGATGAGCGGTCCGAACCCGAAATTGTTGAGGAAAAACTGA